The Caldicellulosiruptor obsidiansis OB47 genome segment TCTCCGCACACAAATACAAAGTCAAGCTCGTCCCATCCACGCTTTTTCATGTCTTCCCTGCAAATAGGTAAAAAAGCCATTCTACTTCCTCACTCCATATTCATAAGCATCTCGTCAAACTGCTCTTTGGTTATTAAAACCTGGCGCTTGCCGGTAGAATCCATTTTGCTAATTATTCCTCTTTCCTCCATCTGGTCAATTAGCCTTGCCGCCCTTGAATAACCAATTCTGAGTTTTCTTTGTAAAAATGAGGTTGAAACATTCTGCGCTTCCACCACAAGCTGAATAGCCTTGATCAAAAGCTCATCAACCTTATCATCTTTAACATCTAAAACCTTGCTGTTTATCTCTTCAATCACTTCCTGATTGTACTCAATGTTAAAGTTCTGTTTTAAAAACTCCACAACCTTCTCAACTTCGCTTTCAGAAACATACGCACCTTGAACTCTCAGAGGTTTTGCCAAACCTATTGGAAGATATAGCATATCACCTCTTCCCAAAAGCTTTTCAGCTCCCGCCTGGTCTAAAATTGTGCGTGAGTCAACTTGGGATGATACAGCAAAGGCTATTCGCGACGGAATATTTGCCTTAATAAGACCAGTGATGACATCTACAGAAGGTCTCTGGGTCGCAACAACAAGATGCATACCCGCTGCTCGTGCCATCTGCGCAAGCCTGCATATACTGTCTTCAACCTCGGCAGGTGATACCATCATAAGGTCGGCAAGTTCATCTATAATAATTACAATATATGGAAGTTTTTCTTGTCCATTTTCCTCACACCACTTGTTATAACCTATAACATCTCTTACACCCGCTGCAGCAAAAAGTTTGTACCTGTTTGCCATCTCTTGAACTGCCCAACTAAGTGCGTTTGCAGCTTTTTTGGCATCTGTTACAACCGGTATTAAAAGATGAGGTATACCATTGTACAAACTCAGCTCAACAACCTTCGGGTCAATTAAAATCAGTTTTACCTCATCAGGCATGCACCTGTAAAGAATGCTTATTATAAGCGAATTTATACACACACTCTTCCCCGACCCTGTTGCACCTGCAATCAAAAGGTGAGGCATTTTTGTTATATCTGCTATCACAGGACTTCCTGCAACGTCTTTACCTATGGCAAATGGTATCTTGTACTGCAGTGTGTAAAAATCTGGACTTTCAATCAACTCTCTTATATAAACAGGTTTTGGTTCTCTGTTTGGAATTTCTATTCCTATTGCAGACTTGTTTGGAATTGGTGCCTCAATTCTAACAGATGGTGCTGCCAGTGCAAGCGCAATGTCATCAGAAAGATTGACAATTCTGCTGACCTTTACCCCCTGTCCCGGTTGCAGCTCATATCTTGTAATTGTGGGTCCAACATTTACTTCTGTCACCTGAGCTTCAATACCAAAGTTTTTTAACGTCTCTTCCAGCTTTCTTATATTTTCATTTATATCTTTTCTTGAAACCTGCAAATTATCATTTTGTTTTTTAAGATAGTCAATGGGAGGATACAAATATTGACTGCTTGATCGTAATGTTTGCTTTTTGGCTACAACCTTATTACTTTCCTTAGATTTTTTGGGTATATTTACAATGACCTCTTCACTTTTTTTTTCTTCTTCTATATCAGCATCAAGATTGAAGTTGTAAAATCCATTACTTTTTATCTTTATATCCTTTTCAGTTTCTTCTACCCTTTTTTCATTTTGCTGGTTATTTTTAAGCTTTCTCTGTTTTAAAAAATCCCTTATCGAAAAGCTGAAAACAATCATACTCATGATTATAAGCGTGGAAAAACAAATTATGAGCGTGCCTGTAAAACCAAACAACGATACAAAAGGGTATGTAATAGCCCAGCCGAAAACACCAAATCCCTTGAAGTTCAAACCATCAAAGTATGCATCTTTTAAAACTTTTATAAATGAACCAAAAGTTTTTATATTTGTTTGCATAAAGGTGGTAAAAATCATGAATATAAGAAGTATATAAGTAAATACAATTATATCCCTTTTGTCAAACACCCTTGGTCTTCTTAAAATTGAATCAAGCGACACATAGAGCATGAAAGCAAGGATTAAGAAAACACCTACTCCAAAACATCCTAACAAGGTTTTCTTGACAAAATCGCCAACTATTCCTACTTTATCTGTTGAGACTGAAAAAACAAGAAATAGAAAGACAAAAAGCAAAAAAGTCCCGTACACCTCAGCATTTAACCTGTCAAAAACCTCTTTTTTTATTTTATATCTCTTCTTTTTCGAAACTGCCTTTGCTCTCATAAATCCCTTCACTTCTTCTGTGCTTATTTTTCTAAGAATATTATAGCCTTTTTCCAAAAAAATAAAACCCCAAAATATCTATTTGCGGGGGTCTTCATCATTTTTTGTCCTGGGACAAAGCAAAAGTGGCTGAATTTGCTTGCCAGATACTGCTTCAATTATTGTAGGAATGAGAAGAGAGTATTCTGCAACAAGTGAATTTGGCTTTGCCAAAGGATCATCCTGCCTAAATGGGACAAAGTAAATATTTTTTGTGTTTAGAAGAAGGGCAATATTTTTGCAGTTAAGACCAAGCGCATCGTTAGTAGATATCGCAACAACCACCGGTCTTTGATTTCTAAGATGCGCTTTTGCGCACATAACAGGGGTTTCATCAACAATTCCATTTGCAAGCTTGGCTATAAAGTTCCCTGTTGCAGGTGCAACAACCAGTACATCAAACAGTTTTTTAGGACCGACAGGTTCTGCTTCCACAATATTTGTTATTGGCGGGTTTCCACAAATAGAAACTATTCTCTTCACAACTTCGTCCGCTTTTCCATAGCGTGTATCAGTTGTCTGTACTTTTTCACTGAATATTGGCGTTATGATTGCACCTTGTTTTTTGAGTTCTTCAATCACAGGTATTATTTGGTCAATTGTGCAGAACGAGCCTGTAATAGCAAACCCTATTTTCAGATTGTTCAAGCTCACTCTATCACCCCCAGATTTCTTCCAGCAAACTCAACAGTACTTCAGATATATATTTGGCAGCTGTAACTGGTGCCACCTTGCCAGGAAGAGAAAGCGCATGTACCACTTCAATATCCTTTTCCCTTGCATATTCAAAGTCTACTCCACCTGGTTTTGAGGCAAGGTCAATTACAAGAGTATCGGCTCTCATCCTATCTATCACTTCTTTCGTAACAACCACAGCAGGAATGGTATTAATAATCAAATCCATTTTATTTACATACTCTGCTATATCACAGAGGCGGACCGGTAGAAAACCAAATGCTTTGCACCATGTAAGATCTGAACTTTTCCTTGAAGCCACATATATGTTTGCTTCAAATCCTCTCAAGACCTTTGCAAGGACTTTGCCTATTCTTCCATATCCAAGTATTAAGATGTTCGAAGAGTGAAGGGTAATTGGCATCTTCTCAATTGCAATCATCAAACAGCCTTCAACAGTAGGAATTGCGTTCAGTATCGCAAGCTCTTCTTTTTCATAAAGGTCAAAAAATTTTATATTTTTCTCTCTGCAAAGATTCTTCACACTTTCAGGAATTACGCTTGCAATGAGCACAATATCTCTACAAGATAGCTTTTCTATTAAACTTTGTATCTCTACAGACTGCTGTGAAAGAGGTGCAAATATATACTTTCCATCCTGTGTGAAGGGAATTGGTCCTATTAATACCTTAGACTTTTCAATAACCTCATCCAAAGTCTCTGCAAAATTTATATTTGGACTATTGAACACCTTGCTTTTATCTGTTGCCCATAGCAAAACATCAAATCCTTTATCAGCCAAGCTTTTCGCCAAAATCAAAATCCTCTGGTCCCCACCAATAACACCTATATGTTTTTCCATCATTACCCCTCTTTTTTTGTTCTTGCTGTAAAGCTAATATAATCTATGTTTTAAGTTCAAAAAAGGTGCTTGGACAAAAAATAAAAGCCACTTTTATTAGTGGCTTTCTACCTCTTTCAACCTTCCTTAAAATGCATCTTTGATAAGATTTATTTTTGTCACATCATTTTTGCCATTTATAAATATCTCCACAACATCAAATCTGTACAAATACTTGCCCTGCGAAAGATGGTATGCAATGAAATACTCAGCAACCCTTTTTATGTGAAGCTGTTTTTTGAAGTTGACAGATTCTGAAGGCAAACCAAATTTCAAACTTTTCCTTGTTTTTACCTCAACAAATACAATAGTCTTGCCTTCTTTTGCTATTATGTCAATTTCACCAAGCCTACATCGAAAATTGATTCTCAAAATCTCATATCCTTGTTTTCTTAAAAAATCAACCGCTAGATCCTCACCAAATCTTCCCACCTGCTTTAAATTCATCTTTTACTTTTCCCCGTTCCTATTAATTTTATCAAGATACCCAATGAAAACTAATATCTGCGCAACAACCTCATACAAGTCCTCCGGAATATACTCCTGAAGCTCTAAATTAAACAGCTTTTCTGCCACGTTTTGGTCTTTATATACAGGAATGTTTTCCTGTTTTGCCTTTTCAATAATCTTTTCTGCAACATAACCTTTTCCTTTCGCAACAACTTTCGGTGCTATGTCTTTAAGATCATATTTTATAGCCACAGCTTTTTTTATCTTTTTCTTATTCATTATCTCACACCTTCAAATCAAGCCTGCTTAAGGTATTATCAAATATTAAATAGTCAACTGCAAGAGAAGAATTAGAGGTGTTATCAATTCTGTATTCAATATCAAGTTTATACCTATTTTCTTTTAGAAGCTCTAAGAGCTTCTGCTGGTTTTCTCTTATCAAATTCAAAGTTGACAGCCTTTCACAAACTATGATTGATTTGAAACTACCGTGGAAAACCTTTTTAACATAAATGCCTATTGTCCCAATGTTCTGCGTTGTCAGTTTTAGCATAATGGAATTTGCTTTAAAGTTTGAAACACCCTTTTTCTTGTTAACAAAAACTGAAATTTCATATTGGTGATTATTAAGCTCATACTTGAGATTAAAAATATTCATGTAAAAGGTATCAAAATCAAGTGTGATTTGCTGGCTTTGATTTGAGTTTATCTTCTCCAGCAGCTGTAACACCTTTTGTCCTGAAAACTCTGTGCGAGACCCAGCTATCTTGAAAAGTAAAAATTCATCTTTTTTATTCAAAGCAATATCTTGAATTTTTACTGCTTCTTTATTCTGAAATCTTTCAAAAAACTCCTTAATCTTTTCCCCAAACCTTATAAATTCACTTTTTTCTTTTATAAATTCCTCTTTTGACAAAGGCTTTTTAGAAAAAATCAAGCCCAAAAAAGCAAATAAGTCATTTTCATTATCTATTTTAATATCAAAATTTCTTATATGATCATTTAACATACTTTTAAAAAAATCCTTCATGAAATTCTTCTGAGGAACAAAAATCAATCCTTTCCCTTTTTCAAATACCACTATAAAACTCTCACTTTTGTAGTCAGAAAATTTCAGCTTTTCCAATATCCCATTTTCATTTTGACTTCCCAAAAAAACCTCTTTTTTAAATTCAAAGGTTTTATCAGACAACTTCAAAAAGACATTTTCATCTTTATCAATTTCCAAAGAAGCAACGAACATCTTTTCTTTCTCTGCAAACTCCAAAAATTCAGTTGCAAACTTATCTTCAGGAATGGTAAAAATCTCTTCTTTCTCTCTTTCTACAAGGTCAAATACGCTATTTAACTTCACAGCATCGAGGGTTTTAAATAAAGTCTCTTCTTGTAGTTTACCTCCAAAGTAAGATATACTATTAAAATCTTCTTGTTTAGAAACAACGTCCATTATCTTGAATGTAAGCTTGCCATCTTTCCAAACAGGATTTGCAAGACGCACCTTGTCACCTGGATTAAAAGAAAATGAGGAGCCATTTTGAGCTAAAATTATCTTTGAACCTACATTCAGAATAAGCCTATCTCCTTCAACTCCGACAACCTGAGCATCAAATTCTTTTGCTTGACTATCAAAAAGGTTCAGTATCTCTTTTATGTTATTTTGTGTTAAGAAAGTTACAAGATTATTTACTTGATTCATATTTTTCACCTTAAAGAGATAGAATATTTTTCAAAAACGAAATCCTGTGAATTTCGCATGGACCATATTTTTGCAAAATCTCTATGTGCTCTTTTGTGCCATATCCTTTGTGTTTTTCAAATTTATAGAGTGGGTACTTTGAAGAAATCTCTACTATATATCTATCCCTTGAAACCTTTGCTAAAATGGACGCACAGGCAATTGAATAGGATTTTCTGTCACCTTTTATGATAGCCCTTTGATTAAAGTTCAGGTTCGGAATTTCATAACCATCCACTAACACTATGTCGGGCTCAATTTTTAAGTTTTCTATAGCATTTTTCATGACCAAAAAAGTTGCATTGTTTATGTTTATCTCATCTATGATTTTGCTATCCACCATAGCAACAGAATAGGCTATGCTCCCTTTTATTATCTCTTCAAAGAGTTTTTCTCTCTTTTTAGGAGTCAGCTTTTTTGAGTCTCTCACACCTTCAATTATCCTTTTTCTGTCCATTACAACTGCTGCAGCAAAAACAGGTCCTGCCAAAGGTCCTCTTCCTGCTTCATCAACACCGCAGATAAATCTGTAACCTTCATTCAAAAGCTTTTCCTCTATTTCAAAATAGTTTTCATCTTCTGACAACCTCATCAAGTGTTATCCTCCCAATCTTTCCTTTTCTCAAATCATCCAAAAACATGGTTGCTGCTTTAAGAGTATCAATTTTTCCTTCTTTAAGTATACACCCTCTCTTCTTCCCAATTTCTATTAAGTACTCTTCCTCAGAAAGGGTAGAAAAATCTATTGAATACTTGGCTTTCAATAAATGAGAATATTCTTCTTTTATCATCCCAATTGTCTTCTTTGCAACAAATTCTTTATCAAAAAGTTCCTCCTTAACACTGCCTATAGCACAAAGCTTTATAGCAACAGTATCATCTTCAAGCTTTGGTATAAGTATCCCTGGTGTGTCAAGCATCTCAAAATAGTCGTTGATTTTTATCCACTGCTTTGCTCTTGTAACACCAGGCTTGTCACCTGTTCTTGCCTTGGCTGAATTTGTTATCTTGTTTATAAGTGTCGACTTTCCGACATTTGGTATGCCAAGAACAGCAAATCTTATAATTTTTCTTCGACCTCTTTGTTTTGCCTCTTCAATCTTGTCTTTTAATAAATTTTCGGCTATTTTCAATATACTCTTTACATTTGTTCCTTTTAAAGAGTCAATACATACAGCAACTTGGTTATTTTTCTGGAAATATTTTGCAAATTCGTGATTTTTCGTCTCATCGGCTAAATCTGATTTGTTCAAAACATAAATCTTAGGTTTATCTTTTATCAAAACTTCGAGCTGTTCGTTTCTGGAACTCAAAGGTGCTCTTGCATCAAGCAAAATTAGATACAAATCAATATACTTGTTTAGCTCTAAAATTTCTCTTTTCGCCTTTTGCATATGGCCAGGGTACCACTGAACGATCAAAGTAAAAATCCTCCTCTTTTTGTTGTAAATATAAAAAAGAGACTAAGCTTTTTTAAGCATTAGTCTCTTCGGTATTGTTATTCTCTTTATTGTTTGGCTGCTGAACAAGCTCTTTAATCTTTGCAGCCTTACCTATCTTTTCTCTGATGTAATAGAGTTTTGCTCTTCTTACTTTACCTCTTCTTATAACTTCAATCTTCTCAAGTCTTGGTGAGTGAAGAGGGAATACTCTTTCAACACCAATACCATATGAAATTCTTCTGACTGTGAAAGTTTCCGAAAGCCCTTTTCCTCTTCTTTTTATGACAAGCCCTTCGAAAGCTTGCACTCTTTCTCTTCCACCTTCAATGACCTTAAAGTAAACTCTTACTGTGTCACCAGGTTTGAAATCAGGAATATCTTTTCTTAACATTTCGCTTTCAATCTCTCTGATTATATCCATCTTCCACTTTCCCTCCTTCCAGCAATAAGGATGTTCTTGCAAACCATGTTTGCAGAGGACCATGTACTTTATTTACAAGAAAAAAGCTCAAAAATGAACATGTGTAATTATAACACAATTTTTTGCGTCTCACAATATTTTATTAAAAATTCTCTGTCTTCGTCGGTCAGCTCAAAATCTTTGAGCAAATCAGGTCTGTTTTTTATTGTTTTCAGTAAGCTCTGATACCTTCTCCACTTTCTTATTTTTTTATGGTCTCCGCACAAAAGTATCTCAGGAACTTTTTTGCCTCTGAACTCAAGCGGTCTTGTATACTGCGGATATTCCAAAAGCCCTGTTGAAAAACTCTCTTCTTGAGCTGACTTTTCTTCAATGACTCCTTTTACAAGCCGCGAAACTGAGTCGATCACCACAAGTGCAGCATACTCTCCTCCAGTTAAAACATAGTCGCCTATAGAAATCTCATCTGTTACAATCATGTCAATTACTCTCTGGTCAATTCCTTCATAGTGCCCACATATTATTATAATCTCTTTTTCTTGTGACAGCTGCTCGGCATACCGCTGAGTGTATGTTTTGCCTTGAGGTGTAAGATAAATAACTCTGTGAGGTTTGGTTGGTTTTACACTCTCATATGCATCAATTATCGGCTGGGCAGTCATAACCATTCCAAACCCGCCGCCGTATGGATAGTCATCTGTCCTCTTGTGTTTATCAAGTGTAAAATCTCGTATATTAATTGCCTCTATCTTTATCAGCCCTTTTTGCTGAGCTCTTTTTAAGATGCTGTAGTTTGTTGCAGACAAAATCACTTCTGGAAATAAAGTTAGAACTTTGAATATCATCTTCAATCCAACAACCCTTCAACAACCTTTATTTTCATATATCCCCCTTCGATATTGACCTCTTTTACAATGTCTTTCAAAGCAGGAATCAGTATGTCTTTCTTTCCTATATAGCTGTCGCAAATGTACACATCATTGCTGCCAGTTTTTAAAACATCCTTTATTCTACCCAGTTTTCTGCCATCTAAATCATACACTTCAAGCCCAATAATATCGCATATAAAATAAGTGTCCTTTGGCAGTTTTTTGGCTCTTTCTCTTTCTATCACTATATACCTGTTTTTCAGCTTTTGTGCTTCATCTATGCTGGAAATTTCTTTGAACTTGATTATCACAATATTATCTTTTACTCTATATCTTTCAATTGTGAGCTTTGTTGAAAGGTTATCTTCCAAAAAAACATATTCAAGCTCAGAAAACCTGTCAACCTCATCTGTAAGAGGTATTACTTTCACTTCTCCTTTGAGCCCAAATGTGTTCACAATCTTGCCAACCTGGAGGTACTTATACATAATCTACCTGGTCAACCGAACTGTGCATACTAGCACGAGTTCAGCAGCTGGGGTATTTATATTCCGCCTTTCAAGCTTTCCCAGCCCCAGCAGGCGGTATTTGGGAAAGCCATAGCCCCTGCCCTAAGAAGCAGGAACTTGCGCCCTTTTTAGCCGGGTCTCCCCACTTGCCCTGAAACCAAAAATGACTTCAGGACAAACATGTCCCGCAGAACTCTGCCAGGAGAGAGTGGTGTTACCACCGCTACCCTGAGAACTCGCCAGAGATTGCAGACTTTACCGCAGACATCAGAACTTGTTCCGTCCAGAGGTTCTGATGCCATCTCTGATTCACTCTCAGGGCTTTGTAAAAACTTTTTTACTCTTTCTATCTCTTTGAGTTGCTTTTTCCTTAAGCATGTGTTCTTAACTACCTTCTGTACGTATTCCTTCAGCTTATCCAGTTCATTTTCATCAAGCCTGCCAAGAAGTTGCATATAATTGTGCGGTATCCTTTCTCTCAACCCAAGCCCTCTTCTTGCTATCACATACGCTGCCCCAACGTCTTTGCTCACCATATACTGCGGTGCATACTTCAACATCCCTATCACTGAAGTGTATGCAGGGTCCACTTCTACAACTTCTATCCCTTCTCGCTTTGCTAAAAGTTTTACCTTCTCCAAAAGCAACCTGTATCCAAAATAGTGCCTTATCCGCCTCGATTTTCTCCCTGAAAAATCTCCTCTTCTGCCCCTGTCCTGTATGCTAAGGTTCTCTATCACTATGGCTTTTTGCTTTCCTTTTGCCATCTGTACTATCATGTGAGCATACTGCCACCTGTAATACTCTTTTTTGCTTAAGCTTCCGCTCTCAAGCTCTGGCATCGGTATCCTACCGTAACTCAAAAACTGTCCGTTCTCATCCGTTTCTACCCATGCTATGTGTCTTGGATATGCGTTAGTGTCTATACCTATAACTCCATTTGCTCTCGTTATCCCGGGCTTTGGAAAAACCTCTTCAACAGTAAAATAGGCATATACTACACCATTTTTTAGTTTCAACTCTACAGAATAAGGCTCTCCTGAGCTGCTTATTGCCTGCAGAAGTTGATTCCTGTCTGTGTACGTTTTTCCTTTTGTCTTCCATCCAGATTGTATCGTCGCATATACGTACTTCCTTTCCCCCACGTTGATTCTGAGCCTGGTAAAAACCCCATCTGTCTCAATCCTTGTGTTAAGATTCCCCTTCTTGCTCCTGTCTCCTCTTGAGTACAGATTCCCTTTCCTCTTCTCCTGCCACTTTCGTTGAAGTTCCCTGTACGCCCTACCATTTATGTGCCTCTTCTTGAGCTTTTCAAACAATTCTCTACCACCAAAGACAACCTTTTCTGGGTTTTCTCCTCTCTCTTCACAGGATTTTTTAATGCTTTCGGCTTTCATTATCGCATCATCAACATATCGGGAGTTCAGGTTGAAAACTCCCTGCAGGTCCCTTTTGAGTTCTTTCCTCTCATGCCCTTCCAGCAGTCTCTTATATGCATACCTCATACAAGACGACCATCTTCTCATTAGCTCTAATACTCTTTGCTTATCTTCGCTGCTATCAAAAGTTAGCTTGGCTTGAACTGTTACCATGTCTTTTAGCACCTCTTTGCCCATAAATCCTTGCTGCAAAAGATGTATAGTAGAGGTGTCCTGAGAGGTGTTATTAATCCTTCCTTTTCCCAGTTTATTAGTATTCTTCGGCAGATAGCATATATCTCTTTAACTTTTTGAATACTTAACAACATTTAACATCGCCTGGTCGGAATTATATCTTTTGGCATTGTTATTTTCAACTGTTGTGACCTCCTTTTTAAAAAAGAGTTAGGCAAGATACGCCTAACTCTTTTATTGTAAAATCTCAACTATAACTCTCTTGTTGTCTTTGTTTGCTGCAGCTCTGACAACTGTTCTTATAGCTCTTGCTATTCGTCCCTGCTTGCCAATGACCTTTCCCATATCTTCAGGAGCAACTTTAAGCTCAATAATTACTGACTGCTCACCGTGGATTTCACTAACCTTTACTTGGTCTGGATTGTCAACAAGAGATTTTGCTATGACTTCAACTAAATCTTTTAGCATGACAAACTACCCCTCCTTCTACATATGTTTTATTCAATCACACCAGCTTTTTTAAGTAGAATTTTAACTGTATCTGTTGGCTGAGCCCCGTATGATAACCATTTTTTTGCCTTTTCAACATCAACTTTGATGTCAGCAGGATTCTTCAAAGGATTGTAATAGCCAATTTCGTCAATTGTTTTTCCATCTCTCGGTGTGCGTGAATCTGCAACAACAATTCTATAAAAAGGATTGTTTTTGGCACCCATTCTCTTGAGCCTTATTCTTACTGCCACTTACATCACCTCCTCTTTTAAATGTTTTGATGTATTACATGAAAGGAAATTTAAATTTTCCTTTCTTGGCAAAGCTGGGATTTGAAAATTGCTTCATCATCCTTTTCATGTCTTCAAACTGTTTCAAAAGCCTGTTTACATCTTGAACAGTGGTGCCTGACCCCATCGCAATTCGTCTTTTTCTGCTGGAATTAATAATGCTTGGGTCTTGGCGTTCTTCTTTTGTCATGGAATTTATGATTGCTTCTATCTTCTTAAGTTCCTTCTCACCAGCATCAAAATCCACATCACCCTTTAGTTTAATGCCGGGTATCATGGAAATAATCTGAGATAAAGGCCCCATCTTCTTTATTTGCTTTAGCTGATCTAAAAAATCTTCAAGAGTAAACTGCATGCTTCTGAGCTTTTTTTCAAGCTCCTCAGCCTTTTTCTGGTCAATTGCCTCCTGAGCTTTCTCTATTAATGTCAAAACATCTCCCATTCCAAGTATTCTTGATGCCATCCTGTCAGGATGAAAAACCTCTAAATCTTCCATCTTCTCACCAACACCGGCAAACTTTATAGGCTTGCCAGTTATTGCCTTGACAGAAAGTGCAGCTCCGCCTCGTGTGTCACCGTCAAGCTTTGTCATAATAATTCCGTCTATGCCAAGTTGATCATTGAAAGCTTCTGCAACATTCACAGCATCTTGACCTGTCATAGCATCTACTACAAGCAAAATTTCTGTGGGTTTCACAGCATTTTTGATATTTTTAAGCTCATCCATAAGTTCCTGATTTATATGAAGTCTTCCTGCTGTATCTATTATAACAACATCAGACCTGTTTGATTTTGCAAACTCAATGCCATCTTTTGCTATCTTGACAGCATCTTGACTTGTATAATCTGCATAGCATTTTACACCAACCTTTTGTGCAACAACTTCTAATTGCTTTATTGCAGCAGGTCTGTAAATATCACATGCAACAAGCGAAGGATTTTTCCCCTGTTTTTTCAAAAGCCCTGCAAGCTTACCAGCTGTAGTTGTCTTACCAGAACCCTGAAGTCCTACCATCATATAGATTGAAAACCCGCTTGGTGAAAATGTAAGTTTAGTGTCACTACCACCAAGAAGGTTTACCATCTCGTCGTACACAATTTTTATCACCTGCTGAGCAGGAGTCAGGCTTTCCAAAACTTCTTCTCCCACAGCCTTTTGTGTCACAGTGTTAATAAAATCTTTTACCACCTTATAGTTGACATCAGCTTCTAAAAGGGCAAGCTTCACCTCTTTCATAGCTTCTTTGATATCCTTTTCTGTTAGCTTGCCCTTTCCTCTCAACTTTTTAAAGACATCCTGTAATTTTTCAGAAAGACTGCTAAACATTTTCTTGCCACTCCTGAATACTATTTATTATACTCATAATTTCTTCGTCTTTATATCTATCGTATATTCTCCTCAGTTTTTGCAATACTTCATCAATTAAACTTATGTTTTTATAATACCTATCCGCAAGCCTGAGCTTTTCCTCATATTTTTTCAAGACCATTTCTGCTTTTCTGAATGCATCAAAAACACCTTGTCGTGATATACCAAGTTCTTTTGATATTTCTCCCAAGGTTAAATCTTCATTTACATACAGCTCAATAATCTTTTTTTGTCTTTCGGTTAAAAAATCTTTATAAAAATCATAAAGAAGACTTAAATATACCTTACTTTCTTGTTGCATTTTCAATTTCATCTCTCTGTAAAGCTTAAAAACTTGACACTTATATATAATAATTGATCTATAATGTTTTGTCAAAAATTTTTTAAAGATTCATTTTAAAAAATCAA includes the following:
- the trmD gene encoding tRNA (guanosine(37)-N1)-methyltransferase TrmD, which produces MIFKVLTLFPEVILSATNYSILKRAQQKGLIKIEAINIRDFTLDKHKRTDDYPYGGGFGMVMTAQPIIDAYESVKPTKPHRVIYLTPQGKTYTQRYAEQLSQEKEIIIICGHYEGIDQRVIDMIVTDEISIGDYVLTGGEYAALVVIDSVSRLVKGVIEEKSAQEESFSTGLLEYPQYTRPLEFRGKKVPEILLCGDHKKIRKWRRYQSLLKTIKNRPDLLKDFELTDEDREFLIKYCETQKIVL
- the rimM gene encoding ribosome maturation factor RimM (Essential for efficient processing of 16S rRNA), with translation MYKYLQVGKIVNTFGLKGEVKVIPLTDEVDRFSELEYVFLEDNLSTKLTIERYRVKDNIVIIKFKEISSIDEAQKLKNRYIVIERERAKKLPKDTYFICDIIGLEVYDLDGRKLGRIKDVLKTGSNDVYICDSYIGKKDILIPALKDIVKEVNIEGGYMKIKVVEGLLD
- a CDS encoding IS200/IS605 family accessory protein TnpB-related protein encodes the protein MVTVQAKLTFDSSEDKQRVLELMRRWSSCMRYAYKRLLEGHERKELKRDLQGVFNLNSRYVDDAIMKAESIKKSCEERGENPEKVVFGGRELFEKLKKRHINGRAYRELQRKWQEKRKGNLYSRGDRSKKGNLNTRIETDGVFTRLRINVGERKYVYATIQSGWKTKGKTYTDRNQLLQAISSSGEPYSVELKLKNGVVYAYFTVEEVFPKPGITRANGVIGIDTNAYPRHIAWVETDENGQFLSYGRIPMPELESGSLSKKEYYRWQYAHMIVQMAKGKQKAIVIENLSIQDRGRRGDFSGRKSRRIRHYFGYRLLLEKVKLLAKREGIEVVEVDPAYTSVIGMLKYAPQYMVSKDVGAAYVIARRGLGLRERIPHNYMQLLGRLDENELDKLKEYVQKVVKNTCLRKKQLKEIERVKKFLQSPESESEMASEPLDGTSSDVCGKVCNLWRVLRVAVVTPLSPGRVLRDMFVLKSFLVSGQVGRPG
- a CDS encoding KH domain-containing protein, whose amino-acid sequence is MLKDLVEVIAKSLVDNPDQVKVSEIHGEQSVIIELKVAPEDMGKVIGKQGRIARAIRTVVRAAANKDNKRVIVEILQ
- the rpsP gene encoding 30S ribosomal protein S16 encodes the protein MAVRIRLKRMGAKNNPFYRIVVADSRTPRDGKTIDEIGYYNPLKNPADIKVDVEKAKKWLSYGAQPTDTVKILLKKAGVIE
- the ffh gene encoding signal recognition particle protein, whose protein sequence is MFSSLSEKLQDVFKKLRGKGKLTEKDIKEAMKEVKLALLEADVNYKVVKDFINTVTQKAVGEEVLESLTPAQQVIKIVYDEMVNLLGGSDTKLTFSPSGFSIYMMVGLQGSGKTTTAGKLAGLLKKQGKNPSLVACDIYRPAAIKQLEVVAQKVGVKCYADYTSQDAVKIAKDGIEFAKSNRSDVVIIDTAGRLHINQELMDELKNIKNAVKPTEILLVVDAMTGQDAVNVAEAFNDQLGIDGIIMTKLDGDTRGGAALSVKAITGKPIKFAGVGEKMEDLEVFHPDRMASRILGMGDVLTLIEKAQEAIDQKKAEELEKKLRSMQFTLEDFLDQLKQIKKMGPLSQIISMIPGIKLKGDVDFDAGEKELKKIEAIINSMTKEERQDPSIINSSRKRRIAMGSGTTVQDVNRLLKQFEDMKRMMKQFSNPSFAKKGKFKFPFM
- the ylxM gene encoding YlxM family DNA-binding protein; the encoded protein is MQQESKVYLSLLYDFYKDFLTERQKKIIELYVNEDLTLGEISKELGISRQGVFDAFRKAEMVLKKYEEKLRLADRYYKNISLIDEVLQKLRRIYDRYKDEEIMSIINSIQEWQENV